The following proteins come from a genomic window of Lachnoclostridium phytofermentans ISDg:
- a CDS encoding sulfate ABC transporter substrate-binding protein, translating to MKGRYQKRIIVLFLVFGMVSVFAACSKKSEGGKVTITNVSYDPTRELYIAYNKLFEQYYKETYGTDVEVIQSHGGSGSQARSVIEGAAADVVTLALAHDITLIEEAGLIDSGWLEEFKGNSSPYTSTIVFLVRKGNDKNIKDWDDLIKDGVGVITPDPKSSGGACWNFLAAWHYTSVTYEGDDNKTKDFVKKLYDNVTVMDSGARGATTTFVENGQGDVLLAWENEAILALKEYPDQYEIITPSISILAQPSVAIVDENAKKNKTEEIAKAYLEYLYSEEAQKIIGNFGFRPSNQEILEEFSDKFDLNINLCTIGDFGGWNEAYQTFFADGGIFDEIYEK from the coding sequence ATGAAGGGAAGATATCAAAAAAGAATTATTGTGTTATTTTTAGTGTTTGGGATGGTATCTGTGTTTGCAGCTTGCAGTAAGAAATCAGAAGGCGGTAAAGTGACGATTACGAATGTATCCTATGATCCTACCAGAGAACTGTATATCGCGTACAATAAGCTGTTTGAACAGTATTACAAAGAAACCTATGGTACCGATGTAGAAGTTATACAGTCTCATGGTGGATCAGGAAGCCAGGCAAGGTCAGTCATTGAAGGTGCAGCAGCAGATGTCGTAACGCTCGCTTTAGCACATGATATTACATTGATTGAAGAAGCGGGCTTAATTGATTCCGGATGGCTGGAAGAGTTTAAAGGAAATTCTTCTCCTTACACTTCAACTATCGTTTTCTTAGTAAGAAAAGGGAATGATAAAAATATTAAAGATTGGGATGATTTAATTAAGGACGGAGTAGGGGTTATTACTCCGGATCCAAAAAGTAGCGGCGGAGCTTGCTGGAATTTCCTCGCTGCATGGCATTATACAAGTGTTACATATGAGGGGGATGACAATAAAACAAAAGACTTTGTAAAGAAACTCTATGACAATGTTACCGTGATGGATTCCGGTGCCAGAGGGGCAACAACAACATTTGTTGAAAATGGTCAGGGTGATGTATTACTGGCTTGGGAGAATGAAGCTATCCTAGCACTTAAGGAATATCCGGATCAATACGAAATCATAACTCCGAGTATCAGTATTTTAGCACAACCAAGTGTTGCCATCGTAGATGAAAATGCGAAGAAAAATAAAACAGAGGAAATTGCGAAAGCTTATTTGGAGTATCTATATTCGGAAGAAGCACAGAAAATCATAGGAAACTTTGGGTTCAGACCATCGAATCAAGAAATCTTGGAGGAATTTTCTGATAAGTTTGATCTTAATATAAATTTATGTACGATTGGTGATTTTGGCGGCTGGAATGAAGCCTATCAAACATTCTTTGCAGATGGCGGCATCTTTGATGAGATTTATGAGAAATAA
- the cysT gene encoding sulfate ABC transporter permease subunit CysT, translating to MVKRKVKNNSVIPGFSLTMGITLLMFSLIIFIPLASVLVYSFQLSPSEFIQLIAKKNVINAFKTSLLCSFVAAIINCFFGLILAWVLVRYEFIGKRLLDGLIELPFALPTAVAGITLSKMYSDTGILGRKFATLRIKVSYTKLGVTIALVFIGIPFVVRAIQPVLEKLDAQYEEAAYILGANRVTTFYKVIFPELKPALLTGFGLALARGIGEYGSVIYISGNSAKDQTQVVSYVIMQKLNYVDYAGATAIALVMLIISFTVLLFLNIIQVRQTKRTNNV from the coding sequence ATGGTGAAACGAAAAGTGAAAAATAATTCGGTAATACCGGGTTTTAGTTTAACCATGGGGATTACACTGCTTATGTTTTCCTTAATTATCTTCATTCCGCTGGCCTCTGTTTTAGTATATTCTTTTCAGTTATCGCCAAGTGAATTCATTCAACTAATTGCAAAGAAAAATGTAATAAATGCATTCAAAACAAGTTTGCTTTGTTCTTTTGTAGCAGCTATTATAAATTGTTTCTTTGGCTTAATTCTTGCATGGGTTTTAGTGAGGTATGAATTTATCGGAAAACGCCTGCTCGATGGCTTGATTGAATTACCATTTGCATTGCCAACAGCAGTTGCAGGTATTACTTTGTCTAAGATGTATTCTGATACAGGTATCCTTGGGAGAAAATTTGCAACGCTTAGAATTAAAGTATCCTATACCAAGCTTGGAGTTACAATAGCACTAGTTTTTATTGGAATTCCTTTTGTTGTGAGAGCAATTCAGCCAGTCTTAGAGAAATTGGATGCGCAGTATGAAGAGGCAGCTTATATCTTGGGGGCAAATAGGGTCACAACATTTTATAAAGTTATTTTTCCTGAATTAAAACCTGCCCTACTAACTGGCTTTGGTTTAGCTCTTGCAAGAGGAATCGGAGAATATGGAAGTGTAATTTATATTTCCGGAAACAGTGCAAAGGATCAAACTCAGGTTGTGTCATATGTAATCATGCAAAAACTAAATTATGTAGATTATGCAGGTGCTACAGCAATTGCTTTGGTTATGTTGATTATATCCTTTACGGTATTGTTGTTTTTAAATATCATTCAGGTACGTCAGACTAAGCGTACAAATAATGTTTAG
- a CDS encoding sulfate ABC transporter permease: MTKAILITISVLFIFFMLVLPLISVITNSLSEGFTFYRKALQTEYVTTALKVTLFATVIAVTVNSFFGIIAAWLITKFSFRGKHVLATIIDIPFSISPVIAGLAFLMTFGRLGWASGYIDRINRFLGTDIKIVFALPGVALATIFVTFPFISREIIPVLNAQGREEEEAAALMGANGFTIFRKITFPHIKWALLYGIILCTARALGEFGAVNALSKTRGETFTLPLEIDALYLSGSADSITAAFAVSSILVIIAIVVLVLRNIVEYKAKRKKEV, translated from the coding sequence ATGACGAAAGCAATATTAATCACAATTAGTGTCCTTTTTATTTTCTTCATGCTGGTATTACCACTGATTTCTGTTATCACCAATTCATTAAGTGAAGGTTTTACTTTTTACCGTAAGGCTTTACAGACAGAGTATGTAACAACAGCCCTCAAGGTAACTTTATTTGCTACGGTGATAGCTGTGACGGTCAATTCGTTTTTTGGAATCATTGCAGCATGGCTGATAACGAAGTTTTCCTTCCGCGGAAAACATGTGCTGGCAACAATCATTGATATTCCGTTTTCCATCTCACCGGTTATTGCTGGCTTGGCATTTCTAATGACCTTCGGGAGACTGGGATGGGCGAGTGGATATATTGATAGAATCAATAGGTTCCTTGGGACTGATATTAAAATAGTTTTTGCTCTTCCCGGCGTTGCATTGGCAACAATTTTCGTTACCTTTCCTTTTATCTCAAGAGAAATCATACCAGTTTTAAATGCCCAGGGAAGAGAGGAAGAGGAAGCGGCTGCACTGATGGGTGCGAATGGATTTACCATATTCAGAAAAATTACGTTTCCACATATTAAGTGGGCTTTATTATATGGAATCATATTGTGTACGGCGAGAGCATTGGGTGAGTTTGGGGCAGTGAATGCTTTATCTAAAACAAGAGGAGAGACATTTACCCTACCTTTAGAAATTGATGCACTTTATTTGTCTGGATCCGCTGACTCAATTACAGCGGCATTTGCGGTATCCTCTATCCTTGTGATTATTGCAATTGTTGTATTGGTGCTAAGAAACATAGTGGAATATAAAGCAAAGAGAAAAAAGGAAGTATGA
- a CDS encoding sulfate/molybdate ABC transporter ATP-binding protein produces the protein MYVELKNIDKTYGDFKASEQVNFGIEKGKLVALLGPSGSGKTTILRMIAGLETPNTGDIMIDGNRVNDIPASERGIGFVFQNYALFRYMTVYQNIAFGLEIKKVPKKQVKERVGQLIELTGLMGMEKRYPNQLSGGQRQRVAFARALAPNPSLLLLDEPFAAIDAKVRLELRSWLREMIHKVGITSIFVTHDQDEAVEVADEIIVTNNGRVEQIGPPLEIYKKPNTPFVAEFIGQSEREPEYYKLRGFQKGNYIGAIIRPEFVEAFKSDNLKFKDIIEYSDEGIIEDISFRGNCLLVTLNVRGIILTTQRSLERRPIKVGEKMCVIVYRVYAYDEEKTYLLENSELKGKQIITL, from the coding sequence ATGTATGTAGAACTTAAAAATATAGATAAAACCTATGGAGATTTTAAAGCCTCGGAACAGGTGAACTTTGGAATCGAAAAAGGGAAACTGGTAGCTTTGCTTGGACCCAGTGGGAGTGGAAAAACTACGATATTAAGAATGATAGCAGGGCTAGAGACACCAAATACCGGGGACATTATGATTGATGGAAATCGGGTAAATGATATTCCAGCATCGGAAAGAGGAATTGGATTTGTATTTCAGAATTATGCCCTATTTCGTTATATGACCGTGTATCAGAATATAGCCTTTGGATTAGAAATAAAGAAAGTTCCAAAGAAGCAAGTAAAGGAAAGAGTAGGGCAACTTATTGAATTAACTGGTTTAATGGGAATGGAAAAGAGATACCCAAATCAATTATCAGGCGGACAAAGACAGCGGGTTGCATTTGCAAGAGCACTTGCACCGAATCCAAGCCTTCTTTTACTGGATGAACCTTTTGCAGCAATTGATGCGAAAGTACGACTCGAGTTAAGAAGCTGGCTTAGAGAAATGATACATAAAGTTGGGATTACCAGTATATTTGTGACGCATGATCAGGATGAAGCAGTGGAAGTAGCAGATGAAATTATCGTTACAAATAACGGAAGAGTCGAGCAGATTGGGCCTCCGCTTGAGATTTATAAAAAACCAAACACACCGTTTGTAGCAGAATTTATCGGGCAATCAGAGAGAGAGCCAGAGTATTATAAACTCCGAGGTTTTCAAAAAGGCAATTATATAGGTGCTATTATTAGACCGGAATTTGTGGAAGCTTTTAAAAGTGACAATCTAAAGTTTAAAGACATTATAGAATATTCGGATGAAGGTATCATTGAAGATATTTCTTTCCGAGGAAATTGTCTTCTAGTTACACTTAACGTAAGGGGGATTATTCTAACAACACAACGTTCACTGGAAAGAAGACCTATTAAGGTAGGCGAAAAAATGTGTGTCATCGTATATCGGGTATATGCTTATGATGAGGAAAAGACTTATCTTCTGGAAAACTCAGAATTGAAGGGAAAGCAGATTATAACTTTATAA
- a CDS encoding adenylyl-sulfate reductase subunit alpha, with amino-acid sequence MGIKLRHEIISTDVLIIGGGTAGCYAALTLCKNSKLKVVIAEKANIKRSGCLAAGVNAINAYIVEGRTPEDYVDYAIKDANGIVRKDLLLSVAKRFNEVTAQMEKLGLVILKDTDGNYVTRGNRNIKINGENFKPILAKAVRKGKNIEVFNNVNITDFMVNDNTIYGAIGFSIREEIAYEFRAKAVIVSTGGAAGLYKPNNPGTSRHKMWYPPFNTGAGYAMGIKAGAEMTSFEMRFIALRCKDTIAPTGTIAQGVQAKQINSLGEVYENNYGITTSERVYGTVKENQLGKGPCYLQTSAMDKVKEKDLLKAYLNMAPSQTLKWIESGKLPSEQDVEITGTEPYIVGGHTASGYWVNTNRETTIHGLYAGGDVTGGCPQKYVSGALAEGEIAALDIISKISEFAEIKENVAKESRKIVKEYEDILKSANALFTAEELEEAMQKVMDEYAGGISTNYQFNEKQLMLAEEKIDNLIQLSKNLSASDMHELMFVYELRERLLVCKSVIAHLYHRKETRWHSFNENLDYPQQRDEYFCYVNSKFENDKLKIIYRDIVKEAVYEHKN; translated from the coding sequence ATGGGAATAAAGTTAAGACATGAGATTATCTCAACAGACGTACTCATCATTGGTGGTGGAACAGCCGGATGTTATGCCGCTTTAACACTTTGTAAAAATTCTAAGCTAAAGGTAGTAATTGCTGAAAAAGCAAATATCAAAAGAAGTGGTTGTTTAGCAGCTGGTGTAAACGCTATTAATGCTTATATCGTAGAAGGAAGAACACCAGAAGATTATGTTGATTATGCAATTAAAGATGCAAATGGAATCGTGAGGAAAGATTTGCTCTTATCCGTAGCAAAACGATTTAATGAAGTTACTGCACAGATGGAGAAGCTTGGTTTAGTCATATTAAAAGATACGGATGGAAACTATGTAACGAGAGGAAATCGCAATATAAAAATAAATGGAGAAAATTTTAAGCCTATTTTAGCCAAAGCTGTAAGGAAGGGAAAAAACATTGAGGTATTTAACAATGTCAATATCACAGATTTTATGGTAAACGATAATACAATCTATGGGGCTATTGGGTTTAGTATAAGGGAAGAAATTGCGTATGAATTTAGGGCGAAGGCTGTCATAGTATCAACAGGAGGTGCTGCAGGTTTATATAAACCCAATAATCCGGGGACTTCCCGCCATAAAATGTGGTACCCTCCTTTTAATACCGGTGCGGGATATGCAATGGGAATTAAGGCAGGAGCAGAGATGACCTCATTTGAAATGAGATTCATAGCCCTTCGGTGTAAAGATACCATAGCACCGACCGGTACCATAGCACAGGGGGTTCAGGCGAAGCAGATTAATTCCCTTGGTGAGGTATATGAGAACAACTATGGTATTACAACAAGTGAGCGAGTATATGGAACAGTGAAGGAAAATCAATTAGGGAAAGGGCCTTGCTATCTGCAAACAAGTGCTATGGATAAAGTGAAGGAGAAAGATCTATTAAAAGCTTATCTTAACATGGCGCCGAGTCAAACTTTAAAGTGGATAGAAAGTGGTAAGCTACCAAGTGAGCAGGATGTTGAAATTACAGGTACAGAACCGTATATTGTTGGAGGTCATACTGCGAGCGGATACTGGGTTAATACCAATAGAGAAACAACAATCCATGGGTTATATGCAGGAGGTGATGTTACGGGAGGCTGTCCGCAAAAATATGTGAGTGGTGCGCTGGCAGAAGGAGAGATTGCAGCACTTGATATCATAAGTAAAATAAGTGAATTTGCTGAAATAAAAGAAAATGTGGCAAAGGAAAGTAGAAAAATTGTAAAAGAGTATGAAGACATTTTGAAATCTGCGAATGCACTGTTTACCGCCGAAGAACTAGAAGAAGCGATGCAGAAAGTGATGGATGAATATGCAGGAGGGATATCAACGAATTATCAGTTTAATGAAAAACAGTTAATGCTAGCAGAGGAAAAGATTGATAACCTGATTCAACTTTCCAAAAATCTTAGTGCATCGGATATGCATGAACTAATGTTTGTCTATGAGCTGAGAGAAAGACTTTTAGTATGTAAATCAGTAATAGCGCATTTATATCATAGAAAAGAAACTAGATGGCATTCCTTTAATGAAAATTTAGATTATCCGCAACAAAGAGATGAGTATTTTTGCTATGTAAATTCTAAATTTGAAAATGATAAATTAAAGATAATCTATAGGGATATTGTTAAGGAGGCAGTGTATGAGCATAAAAATTAA
- a CDS encoding indolepyruvate ferredoxin oxidoreductase subunit alpha translates to MSIKINQEKCVGCLSCILVCPGSLIKEKDGKAYIKYPKDCWGCASCVKECKVCAIDYYLGADIGGNGSKLNVSYEGDILHWNITKGDGSVLVIDVNSKDSNQY, encoded by the coding sequence ATGAGCATAAAAATTAATCAAGAAAAATGCGTGGGCTGTCTTTCCTGTATTCTCGTTTGTCCCGGCAGCCTTATTAAAGAGAAGGATGGAAAAGCTTACATCAAATATCCCAAGGATTGCTGGGGTTGTGCTTCCTGTGTGAAAGAGTGTAAGGTATGCGCAATCGATTACTATTTAGGTGCCGATATCGGTGGAAATGGAAGTAAATTAAATGTTTCTTATGAAGGAGATATTTTACACTGGAACATTACCAAAGGTGATGGTAGTGTCCTCGTAATAGATGTAAACAGTAAAGATTCAAATCAATATTAA
- the cysD gene encoding sulfate adenylyltransferase subunit CysD produces the protein MSELSHLDELEAEAIYIIREVAVQCEKPVMLYSIGKDSSVMLHLAWKAFYPEKPPFPFLHVNTTWKFREMIEFRDKTAKELEIDMIEYINEDGVARGINPFDHGSAYTDIMKTQALKQALNQYGFTAAFGGGRRDEEKSRAKERIFSFRNASHAWDPKNQRPEMWKLYNTEINKGESIRVFPISNWTEKDIWQYIKQENIPIVPLYLAKERPVVYRDGNIIMVDDDRIPLNPGEVPELKKVRFRTLGCYPLSGGVLSEAATLEEIIEETLSSVESERTSRVIDKDGGTASMEKRKREGYF, from the coding sequence ATGAGCGAATTATCACATCTAGATGAACTGGAAGCAGAAGCTATTTATATTATAAGGGAGGTAGCAGTGCAGTGCGAAAAACCAGTTATGCTTTATTCGATCGGGAAAGACAGCTCCGTTATGCTGCACCTTGCATGGAAGGCATTTTATCCGGAAAAACCACCGTTTCCTTTTTTGCATGTCAACACTACCTGGAAATTTAGAGAGATGATTGAATTTCGTGACAAAACAGCAAAAGAACTTGAAATTGATATGATTGAGTATATTAATGAGGATGGCGTAGCACGAGGAATCAATCCGTTTGATCACGGTTCTGCTTATACAGATATTATGAAGACACAAGCGTTAAAACAGGCACTCAACCAATATGGATTTACCGCAGCATTTGGCGGGGGAAGACGTGACGAAGAAAAAAGCCGTGCAAAAGAAAGAATTTTTTCCTTTCGAAATGCTTCTCATGCGTGGGATCCTAAAAATCAAAGGCCTGAGATGTGGAAGTTATATAATACGGAGATCAATAAGGGGGAAAGTATTAGAGTATTTCCAATTTCGAACTGGACGGAAAAAGATATTTGGCAGTACATAAAACAAGAGAATATACCAATTGTTCCTTTATATTTAGCAAAGGAACGGCCGGTTGTATATCGTGATGGTAATATCATCATGGTAGACGATGATCGTATTCCTCTAAATCCCGGTGAAGTACCAGAATTAAAAAAAGTACGTTTCCGAACACTTGGTTGTTATCCGCTTTCCGGAGGTGTTTTATCAGAAGCAGCTACTTTGGAGGAAATTATTGAAGAAACGTTAAGTTCTGTGGAATCGGAAAGAACCAGCCGTGTAATAGATAAGGATGGTGGTACCGCAAGTATGGAAAAGAGAAAGAGGGAAGGGTATTTTTAA
- a CDS encoding sulfate adenylyltransferase subunit 1, which translates to MNGLLKFITCGSVDDGKSTLIGHILYDSKLLYTDQENALMLDSKVGSRGGEIDYSLLLDGLEAEREQGITIDVAYRYFTTKNRSFIVADTPGHEEYTRNMAVGASFAQLTIILIDAKQGVLLQTKRHSRICSFMGIHHFVFAVNKMDLVDYSEERFLEIKRNILELAKDLSLHNVKIIPVSATLGDNVTKKSDHMNWYEEESLLEYLELVDVTETRDDTCFYLPIQRVCRPNHEFRGFQGQIESGSVRVGQKIITFPSNEGATVKSILIGNKNAEEAYTGQGVTIQLDKEVDVSRGCVLSDNEKLPISKHVKATILWMDDEPLKVTKDYLVKLGTKMIPAIIKNVEYKIDVNTGKHKEVNLVTKNEIIYCDLEFTVKIVVDEFKKNKTLGELILIDRVSHMTSACGVVEYVEIGEEIPHFEHGDIKAGGYIFEEFYFNRENAFLLRQKALNTTYHVGDVVPIEGDSFWYPEFFDIVSIEDSVAILIRNKKIKDIIPIIEYQYEGLPIIDERGFELKIRSMADFNDYFLEFHSIKQENKVAFHNKWSKFETYRRIVFSDNFWMI; encoded by the coding sequence ATGAATGGATTGCTTAAATTTATAACGTGTGGAAGTGTTGATGATGGGAAATCAACATTGATTGGACATATTTTATATGATTCCAAACTTTTATATACAGATCAGGAAAATGCTCTTATGCTTGATAGCAAAGTCGGTTCTCGCGGAGGAGAAATCGATTATTCTCTTTTACTGGATGGGTTAGAAGCAGAAAGAGAACAGGGGATAACAATTGATGTTGCATATCGTTATTTTACAACAAAAAATCGAAGTTTTATTGTAGCAGATACACCTGGTCATGAAGAATATACAAGAAATATGGCTGTAGGTGCATCATTTGCGCAATTAACAATTATTCTTATTGATGCAAAACAAGGAGTACTGCTTCAGACGAAACGCCACTCAAGAATCTGTTCATTCATGGGAATTCATCATTTTGTATTCGCTGTCAATAAGATGGATTTGGTGGATTATAGTGAGGAAAGATTTCTAGAAATAAAAAGGAATATTCTTGAATTAGCGAAGGATTTATCACTTCATAATGTAAAAATAATACCGGTTAGTGCTACGTTAGGAGATAATGTGACAAAAAAATCGGATCATATGAATTGGTATGAGGAAGAATCATTACTTGAATATTTGGAACTGGTTGATGTAACCGAAACAAGGGATGATACCTGTTTTTATCTACCAATCCAACGTGTGTGCCGTCCAAATCATGAATTCAGAGGTTTTCAGGGGCAGATAGAGTCTGGTAGTGTAAGAGTGGGCCAGAAAATTATCACTTTTCCAAGTAATGAAGGAGCCACAGTTAAAAGTATACTAATTGGTAATAAAAATGCAGAAGAAGCGTATACAGGTCAGGGAGTTACAATCCAGCTTGATAAAGAGGTTGATGTAAGCCGAGGCTGTGTACTATCGGATAATGAAAAACTACCAATCAGTAAACATGTAAAAGCAACAATTCTTTGGATGGATGACGAACCTCTAAAGGTCACAAAAGATTACCTAGTAAAACTAGGAACTAAAATGATTCCAGCTATTATTAAAAATGTAGAGTATAAGATTGATGTGAATACAGGAAAACATAAGGAGGTTAATTTAGTCACAAAAAATGAAATCATATATTGTGATCTTGAGTTTACGGTAAAAATAGTAGTGGACGAATTTAAGAAAAATAAAACGCTTGGCGAACTTATTTTGATTGACCGAGTTAGTCATATGACATCCGCATGCGGTGTAGTAGAGTATGTTGAAATAGGGGAAGAAATACCTCATTTTGAGCACGGAGATATTAAAGCAGGTGGTTATATCTTTGAAGAATTTTATTTTAATCGTGAAAATGCCTTTCTTTTAAGACAAAAAGCATTGAATACTACCTATCATGTAGGTGACGTTGTACCGATTGAGGGAGACAGTTTTTGGTATCCGGAGTTTTTTGATATTGTATCGATTGAAGATTCTGTTGCTATATTGATACGCAATAAAAAAATAAAAGATATTATTCCAATAATAGAGTACCAGTATGAGGGATTACCAATCATCGATGAAAGAGGTTTTGAATTAAAAATACGTTCCATGGCGGACTTTAATGATTACTTCCTTGAGTTTCATAGTATAAAGCAAGAGAATAAAGTAGCTTTTCATAATAAATGGTCAAAGTTTGAAACCTATCGCAGAATTGTTTTCAGTGATAATTTCTGGATGATTTAA
- a CDS encoding ABC transporter permease yields the protein MYSNTMFLWVIMAVVVMNVFLVVRHTRGDEEKGRSEVLRSLPTGRLANLNATMITAVVVNVALALVTGLGLAAMRVESMDLAGSMLFGVAIGAAGLFFAAVAAVFAQLSVTSRGAIAYSFVAFGILYFIRAIGDINSETLSLICPLGLIQRTQIYVENHWWPVPILLLETVGVTAIAYALNSIRDMEQGFIPAKPGRKEASVFLRSPFGLSLRLLRNSLIAWFIVMFSLGAAYGSILGDIDRFVGQSDFYQKIIKINDEFSIAKMFITMVTSILSLIGTIPVIIAALKLRSEEKDGRMEHVLSRAVSRTKYLACYVVLSFLSSVLFQCAIALGIYTAAVSVMPNPSELSLGYLLQANLVYLPALWVMIGGAILLIGLLPKATVAIWGYFGFTFFAAFIGMAAGLPEWLNKLNPFGYIPQLPTDTINFVTLVILTVIAAILTAVGFIFYRKRDMMA from the coding sequence ATGTACTCAAACACAATGTTTCTTTGGGTCATTATGGCTGTCGTAGTAATGAACGTTTTTCTTGTGGTCCGTCACACACGTGGTGATGAAGAAAAAGGACGCTCAGAAGTTTTACGTTCCTTACCAACAGGTAGGCTTGCCAACTTAAATGCCACAATGATTACAGCGGTTGTTGTAAATGTTGCCCTTGCTTTAGTGACTGGGCTAGGCCTCGCTGCGATGAGAGTAGAAAGTATGGATCTTGCAGGTTCTATGCTCTTTGGTGTAGCGATAGGGGCTGCAGGATTGTTTTTCGCAGCAGTCGCTGCGGTGTTTGCACAGCTTTCCGTAACTTCGCGTGGTGCGATAGCGTATTCTTTTGTTGCATTTGGTATTTTATATTTTATACGAGCTATTGGTGATATCAATAGTGAGACGTTGTCTCTTATATGCCCATTAGGACTTATACAACGTACGCAGATTTATGTTGAAAACCACTGGTGGCCGGTCCCTATATTATTACTTGAAACAGTAGGTGTCACAGCCATCGCTTACGCGCTTAACAGCATCCGAGACATGGAACAAGGTTTTATACCTGCAAAACCTGGTCGTAAAGAAGCTTCGGTATTTCTACGCTCTCCGTTTGGACTTTCTCTTCGCCTGTTACGAAACTCACTAATCGCATGGTTTATTGTTATGTTCTCACTTGGTGCAGCCTATGGTTCAATACTAGGTGATATTGATAGATTCGTTGGACAAAGTGATTTTTACCAGAAGATCATCAAGATTAACGACGAATTTTCTATAGCAAAAATGTTTATTACAATGGTGACTTCTATACTATCACTGATAGGAACTATTCCGGTAATAATTGCTGCCTTAAAGCTACGAAGTGAAGAAAAAGACGGACGCATGGAGCATGTTCTATCTCGTGCCGTTTCGCGTACGAAGTATTTAGCATGCTATGTGGTGCTGTCATTTTTATCAAGCGTACTCTTCCAATGTGCCATCGCTTTGGGTATTTATACAGCTGCTGTCTCGGTTATGCCAAACCCTAGTGAACTTTCGCTTGGTTACTTGTTACAAGCGAATTTAGTATATCTTCCTGCGTTATGGGTAATGATCGGTGGAGCAATTTTACTGATTGGCTTATTGCCAAAAGCGACTGTAGCTATTTGGGGATATTTTGGTTTTACTTTCTTTGCTGCCTTCATTGGGATGGCTGCCGGACTTCCAGAATGGCTCAATAAACTTAACCCTTTTGGCTATATCCCACAGCTCCCTACTGATACGATAAATTTTGTGACGTTAGTCATATTAACAGTGATAGCTGCCATCTTGACTGCTGTCGGATTTATCTTTTATAGGAAGAGAGACATGATGGCGTAA
- a CDS encoding ABC transporter ATP-binding protein yields MAMLSLETTNLSKKFGKFTALDGINLKVNEGEVFGYIGPNGAGKTTTIRVLLGILQATEGSAKVFGLDAWKDAVEIHKRIAYVPGDVNLWPNLTGGEVIDLFVSLRGKQDKERREKLLKMFDLDPSKKCRTYSKGNRQKVALVSAFASDADFYILDEPTSGLDPLMEQVFQECVLEQKNKGKGIFLSSHILSEVERLCDRVGIIREGKLVETGTLSELRHLTRVSMNVETANPIDSLESMKGIYGISKQQGGLSFQVDSAEIGNVISHISKFGVKKLESTPPTLEDLFMRHYNANGGK; encoded by the coding sequence ATGGCAATGCTTAGTTTAGAAACCACTAATTTGTCGAAAAAATTCGGCAAATTCACCGCGCTTGACGGTATCAACCTCAAAGTAAATGAAGGTGAGGTGTTTGGCTATATTGGCCCAAATGGAGCGGGAAAGACAACTACCATTCGCGTGTTATTGGGTATACTTCAAGCGACAGAGGGCAGCGCAAAAGTATTTGGATTAGATGCCTGGAAAGACGCTGTTGAAATTCACAAAAGAATAGCCTATGTGCCAGGTGATGTAAATTTATGGCCAAATCTCACAGGTGGTGAGGTAATTGACTTATTTGTCAGCCTGCGCGGGAAACAAGATAAAGAACGTCGTGAAAAATTACTTAAAATGTTTGACCTTGATCCGTCAAAAAAATGCCGAACATATTCAAAGGGAAATAGACAAAAAGTTGCTCTTGTATCCGCTTTCGCGTCCGACGCTGATTTTTATATTCTTGATGAACCGACAAGTGGACTTGACCCACTCATGGAGCAAGTATTCCAGGAGTGCGTGCTGGAGCAAAAAAATAAAGGAAAAGGTATCTTTCTATCCAGCCATATTTTATCCGAGGTGGAACGGCTTTGCGATAGAGTAGGTATTATTAGGGAAGGCAAACTGGTTGAAACAGGAACATTAAGTGAACTCCGTCATCTTACTCGAGTATCCATGAATGTGGAAACAGCAAATCCGATTGATAGTCTTGAAAGCATGAAAGGCATTTATGGAATCAGCAAACAACAAGGAGGCTTATCCTTTCAAGTTGATTCCGCAGAAATTGGTAATGTTATTTCTCATATCTCAAAATTCGGAGTTAAAAAGCTTGAAAGTACACCACCTACTTTGGAAGATTTGTTTATGCGCCATTACAATGCGAATGGAGGTAAATAA